GACCAACCAGCCAACCACCACCAAAAACTACCATACCTGCTCAAGCAAGGTGAGTGGTTCAAAACATTTTAGTATTTTGAAATATGCTTAGAgaaatatacttatatataaatattacagtatattgaatAATAGAAAAACaactataattataaaaaataaatataagttCAATACATCTGACAATTATTGctgtattattgtttttctaaaaatagatttttgcAGCCTCCCAGGTCATCGTTGCAACAACTTCCTCCGCCTCTGATTCGACCAGCATCGCACCCTCAAGTCAACCAGCATCGAGCACATCCCTCTATTACCGGCCCACTCTCTAGGCCGCCTCAGCTTCTAGGCAACCAGAATCTTCATGAAACCCCTATGTCATAATGGAAGATTCCATTGCAATTTCCTCATCAGTACATCGTAAATTATTACCGTAAACAATAGTTGCCATGTCAACTGTGAAAATACTATATTTTCTGGTATAATTGTCCAAATTGATgataaattagaaataaaaaaatttgagtaatttttttttatattgaaatttttTGTAATCAACTTAAGATACCACGACTATAACTTTTCAATTAGTTATAATGAAGTCCTGATGAAtccagaataaaaaaaataatgtttagtaGGTTTTGTGCAATTGTAACTTGTATACCTCCATGTAAGAAAAATACTAATTGTCTGTTCAGAATAAGAAAGTAAACTAGTTTCATTCATTACGTGGTTCTGTAAAAAGAAAGGAATTAAACAGACAAATGAACTTTTAATATAATTGTACAGAAATTAATATAAAACCAAGTTTTCAATTCATTATCACCACACTGACATTCAGATTTTGGCAGGTTTGGCTCGCCATAGATTTATgtaaaataagttatttctGTGCCTTTACAATTTCCATGGAGGAATTCAAAAATTTTGATTCATTTAGATATAGTCTTCAAAGGGAGGAAGTTTTAGaaatgttgatgtttttttttatttgaaagttaattattttcattcattgtgTGACTCTCCATGatatcttaaattattaaactgATTATATTACCGCAAATAATCAATTAAAGCACCGcaaaatttatataattttccgCAGTTTCAGTAGGCTTACGACTGATGTTCTGCAGGCGATCAACATTTCTAAAAGAAAAGGATTAAGTTCTAAGTAATGTGCATCGTGTGCGCATTCCGAATATAACCAATTTTCATTTGAGGATACATGATGCTTAGAACACCGAACCGCGCGGCGCTTATTTGACTGCACGGTGTTGTGAGCGCGTTTTCAATCATTTGCGGCGTTAAATTTGTCCTGCtaatgcgtggttcccactaggacgaaaGGACGTAGAGACAACCAATTTTCCTCCATGAGACAATACAAGCAAGTTGAACAATCACAAGCGCGCGAAAGTTCCGATCGCTTTGTGATTACTAACGTTGCGTACTACatcgttgcgtccaagtgggaacccaATTTTATGATTATCTAATTGGAAAATCTTAGTTATCTAACTAGGTTATGCAATAGGTTAGTTttagttacattatttatttacaattgagATGTATGTGTTTGATTGTGTTTAGCTTTGGTCACAAGAAATTAATAAACTGAAATTCATTGTCATgtaaaacatacatatttaaattgtagtggATACTGTGTTAAAAAAACAACTAGTTTGTATACATCATAGTTTATTCTGCAGTGACTATAGGAGGCCtacattattatttgaatttcgATACAGTATTTATCCTCTAACTATCCGTCAGTCAATTTACTTCTAAATGTTACCTATACAGTGCTTATTTGACTATGACAATTTATTTGGTGGTatatacttaaagatgtattacctcactacccccccccccccccaatttttgttttaccattttaatgtcataggcccctaatagttattcactttgttcaaaaattgaatcaaaaaaaatatatagggcctatatttaggcctacctgaaaaaaaaactgtacgGTAATCTAAAGCAAAACAGTCAAATCAGAAAATGGatttttgttaaatgttatcgttttgtttttataagtacaatcattaatttgtttttctacgGAACTGAATAACTTTACTTAAAATTCTATGGCCTAAACTAATTTGGCACGATTTGACGACGGCGCGTAACGCGAAAAGAAATGGGTATGGCGCGCTACTTGTGTTAATAATCGGTAATTTACGGCACTATTCCTGTCTTTGTAGTTAGTAGTCATCTACAAACCGCTCTGGCAGAATGTCTAAGGAAAATATATCCGCCAAATAAATCATGAACAGCCCAAGCCAAGACATACACGAAATCCAAGACATAGCCTGAAAAGGAACAGAATTATATGTATAAAGTCAGTTTTAGCTATATCAGAACGAAAACGAACGACGTCAAGAATAGCGTTGGTTTATGCGCATGCGTACTCATATTCTATCATTATTTATTTCGGTATTATAAAAACCATACAAACATCAGCATTTTTAAAGACTGAAAACGTttgttaaacataaaaacaaatcatgaaAGTTCGCGCGAACCTAAAAAAACTGGTTTAAACTCGTTTGATACATGTTTTCAGAAAATAAgactaatataaaatatatataatataaaagttCATCTTTTAGTTTGTTTGTTTCACTCTCTATTGTTTTTCAGTACCTGGGCAGTTCGTAAAAGTGGTATGAAACTTATTCCCAGATTGTCTACATCCGCTTGCCAGATTCCAGGAGCTTCGAAATCTTTGCAGGTTCTGAAAAGAAATTcacaaaaatgtgtaaacaccaacattttattttaatccaAAGTTCTATTCGATACGATAACACGGAACATCGaacaaaaggtatgattttAAGTATTTATCCCACACATATCACAGCTCCCACCCGGCCACAGAATTTTCTGTAAAATTAGAAATTGCAGTGTGTTGTGAGGAGCGCAGTGAGcagaaacaaataatttaagctGTGATTCCAGCCACCAGGTGTCTAGTAGATTTCGAGGCAGCTAGCTTTAACAGATTAATGGATGGCGTCATGCGTTAGTTTCGTAGTTGTTTGTTTTCACACATCATTGTTATAGCTTTGAATATGTATGTCCTTTTAGTTTAGGACATGTTGTTTCTGtgattaaaatattgaattcttgcatctttatttatttcttgcGTTTGCCTAAAATAGATAAATTTAACTTGCTTGATATTTTAAACATTGAATTCTTACGGATGAGATGGTAGCTCTACTTTGAGTAATCCATTACAGAGTTTGTGGTAGGCTGCGAGTAAAATGCAAGCCGATGCCAGTGACAGTAAACAGTAGATGATGGATGTCATGCCTAGCACATAAACACCCCTGCAAAAGAAAATAGCAAATATTATGCTTAAATGGATTTGGCTagtctaaaaataatatgtacCGATTAACTCTCGTTCATTTCATATGTTCACAGGAGATTGCATGCctccttaaagcttggttcccactaggacgcaacgcaaggacgtataaacgcaacgcaagcgtgttaaccaccaatgacaagcgacagttcgaataatctatcgctAGTGaatggtcaactcacttacgttgcgttaacgtctttgtgttgcgtctctagtgggaaccaagctttacgttgcgtcacgtctttgtgttgcgtctctagtgggaaccaagctttacgttgcgtcacgtctttgtgttgcgtctctagtgggaaccaagctttatataaATGGCATAAAGGAAAAGGGGGTCGGgggttatactgtatatccaaAACATTGTTATTGTTTAGTATTTTATCCTATGTGAATTAATCTAGAAAACCTTGATTTACTCACCGGCTATATTCATATTCTCTACTCAGTCTGATGATGGTATAGACAAACCAAATAACACTGATAGAGCAAGCCCAGTATTCGTATTTGACTATAAAAAAACAAGTTGACGGCGTGTCTAACACCATGACACAATGTTCTTTCTTCTCCCCATTGGCATCCTCACATTGGTATTTAGGGTCATCCCAAACAACATCAGATAAAATGATACAACTGTTAAATTTCGACTTTAAAAGATAGAAAAACAATGTGTAATAAAAACCAGATTTCGAAGAAATAGCATGGTTTCtgtcaaataataattatctgCCGATTTTCCTTCCGATCTCCATAATGATGTCCAGACTTTAATCTAACCTCAACAAGTTCTAGACtgatctttaaaaaataatagaagtAGCCGACTGGCTTTTTTGCGTTGGgctttacaaaataaataaaaactcgaacccataacatcggcaagggttcgagactcacttgctccatggttcGGGTAgaagaacgagtcttctcgcggataaggactataaaccataggttcagtgtacacatctaactcatgtgtactttaaagaacctagtgcATCtctcgagacgagtagggggttacccagtgtactagtacatcacagccactgatcataactgggccctatGGGAGACCAtcctttgactgaagaggtcacccagtataaataaataaactggaattaatgaatgaatagtATATATTGGTTAActtccaaaaaaaaataatgaattcaaTTACTGGTATGATGAATTTCAATTTAAACATTTCGCAAATGGTTAGAATTTGCGCAATCTGCACAACAAGTAAATGTAATTTCACGCAAGACAACTTGTTTCTCCAGCATAAACTGAGATATTATTTATTTGCACTGTTGGTATTTCAATTCAAACACAGTTGCATCTAGACTTCCTTTTCGATGTTTTCTTCTAAgttgatattatatttataaaaatgtatttcacgaATGTATATTACAAAACATGGTACCACAATGAAAGGAAAAACAGTGTTTAAACTGTAAACGTACTTTTCTAACCACCTTCGTgctattattttataaacatgttCAATGAATAAACATCCCTggtgtttatatatttaggatTTGGTATTTAGATACTACCAACTTGGTGTTCAGATATTGAACAGTTGGTGTTTAGTATTAAACATTTGGTGTTTAGATATTATGCAGTTAAACATTTGGTGCTTCGACATTAAACAGTTGGTGTTTAGATATGAAACAGTTAACCATTTTGTGTTTCGATATTAAACAGTTAAACATTTGGTGTTTCAATACTAAACATTTGgtgtttcaatattaaccattTGGTGTTTAGGCCTAGATATTAAACAGTTAGTATTTAGATATTAAACGTTTGGTGTTTAGATTCGATACTAAAACAGTTGATATCTAAATATTCTGTGTGTgtgtcattttaatgtttaaaaacatgtttataaaTGGTTGCAAGAAAGTACGTTGGAAAAGTGTTCATAGTTTAAACATTGGTTATAGAGTGGAGTTTTATTTTTGACTATACTTACTGTATGTACCCTAGTCCTATTAATTTCAATCACTAGTAGAAAATGTTTCAGTCGAGACTACTATCTGTACTGATAA
The window above is part of the Antedon mediterranea chromosome 10, ecAntMedi1.1, whole genome shotgun sequence genome. Proteins encoded here:
- the LOC140059952 gene encoding uncharacterized protein; protein product: MAEKESVYNCIRLGLLIVAFSSGITVIGTMTALESKFNSCIILSDVVWDDPKYQCEDANGEKKEHCVMVLDTPSTCFFIVKYEYWACSISVIWFVYTIIRLSREYEYSRGVYVLGMTSIIYCLLSLASACILLAAYHKLCNGLLKVELPSHPTCKDFEAPGIWQADVDNLGISFIPLLRTAQAMSWISCMSWLGLFMIYLADIFSLDILPERFVDDY